AATGGGTTGATTGTCTTCTTGGTTCTATCAAAATCGGTAGCACCAGAAGTCTCATCGCCAGCCTTACCAAGTCTGTAGATCTTATGGTTGACGGAGGTTCTGCGATGGTAACCGTTTTGACCAGCTCTGGCAACGGACCAACCAACATGGGATGGATGCCAAGCACCAATACAAGCAACCTTTCTGGTACCTCTATGGGTTTTTCTTGGCAACTTGGTGGTACCCCATCTGTGAGTAACACCTTCATAACCGTGACCTCTGGTGACAGCGATAACATCAATAGTCTCGTTCTGCTCAAAGACACTCTCGACGGGAACAGTCTTCTCAAATTGTTCCTTGGCCCAGTCAACCTTATCAGAAACAGAACCACCGTTAAGCTGAATTTCAGCTAAGTGAGCCTTCTTCATGGACAATGGAGTCTTTCTGACCTGGGTATGAACCAAAACTCTGACAACGGCACAGTACTTCTTAATTCTAGCAAACTCAGTCTCAATGTCAGCGGAACCGTTGGCATACTTCTCAGAATACTTTGAGAAAGCTCTCTTCTTAGATTTGTACCAGTTCTTGtagaatcttctcttgaCCTCTTCGGACAAGTGCTCGGCCCACACAGTGGTCAAGGATCTCAAACCTCTTGGAGTCTCAACGTAACCAACAAcaccaacaacaaccaGCTCTGGTGTGTCAATAACGGTAGCAGCCTCAACGACTTCTCTTTTGTGAACTCTCGAACCTGGTCTGTCCAAGTCTCTAACAATGGTAGTCATACCAGCTTTGTAGCCCAGGAAGGCAGTCAAAGCAACTGGCTTAGTACTATCATCCTTAGGGAAGGACTTAATGTGACCTCTCTGATATGCGGCTCTCTTCCTTGGAAGGAAACCTAGGGAACCATGTCTTGGCTCTTCGAACTTTCTGTGAGACATATTGAGATATACTTGATTAATAAAACTGAGTAAATATggacagaagaaaaaagagatgtAAATTATTGAACTAAAAACGTTTACTCAAAGCTCCCcttaaatttttcacttcgacgaagtgaaaaatttttcttcacAAGGAAAAACTTTTTGTGTCTTGAATCGCATCCTCGCTCCTCGCTTCGGGAAAGATAATTTCCGGGTAACATATATCTTCTTACGTAATCGCAGAGTCGAGCGCTGTAGGGTTTCGCGACAACTTCGTCATGGCCGTTGCATGGAATTCAGAATGAGATAATAGCGATGTTATTAACCGCCTACTGAGAATTACCTGTTTTGGCAA
The sequence above is a segment of the Brettanomyces nanus chromosome 4, complete sequence genome. Coding sequences within it:
- the RPL3 gene encoding 60S ribosomal protein L3 (BUSCO:EOG09342BXF), producing MSHRKFEEPRHGSLGFLPRKRAAYQRGHIKSFPKDDSTKPVALTAFLGYKAGMTTIVRDLDRPGSRVHKREVVEAATVIDTPELVVVGVVGYVETPRGLRSLTTVWAEHLSEEVKRRFYKNWYKSKKRAFSKYSEKYANGSADIETEFARIKKYCAVVRVLVHTQVRKTPLSMKKAHLAEIQLNGGSVSDKVDWAKEQFEKTVPVESVFEQNETIDVIAVTRGHGYEGVTHRWGTTKLPRKTHRGTRKVACIGAWHPSHVGWSVARAGQNGYHRRTSVNHKIYRLGKAGDETSGATDFDRTKKTINPLGGFVRYGNVNNDFVMLKGCIPGPVKRVITLRKSLHHPTNRKALEKVSLKWIDTSSNFGNGRFQTAAEKHAFLGTLKKDYQN